From Ananas comosus cultivar F153 linkage group 8, ASM154086v1, whole genome shotgun sequence, one genomic window encodes:
- the LOC109714035 gene encoding uncharacterized protein LOC109714035 encodes MERRFSIVASLVAAAVVAAVSLNGAEGWSTYDAKAFHVVGKVLCQDCSKGWNQWAHGATPIIGSKVGVTCMGPQARVLLHKSDACDRRGEFDVVVDKYVNGVEVNPEECTVRLVSSGCQNCTVMTNFNGGKDGVRLSRPSTVYPGRIAYKVGPFYFTTPKCDLPRK; translated from the exons ATGGAGAGGCGTTTTTCGATTGTGGCGTCGCTCGTCGCTGCGGCGGTCGTCGCGGCGGTGAGCTTAAACGGCGCGGAGGGATGGTCGACTTACGACGCGAAGGCGTTCCACGTCGTAGGGAAGGTGCTGTGCCAGGACTGCTCCAAGGGTTGGAACCAGTGGGCCCACGGCGCCACCCCTATCATAG GGAGCAAGGTTGGAGTGACGTGCATGGGGCCGCAGGCGCGGGTGCTACTCCACAAGAGCGACGCGTGCGACCGCCGCGGTGAGTTCGACGTCGTGGTCGACAAGTACGTGAACGGCGTGGAGGTGAACCCCGAGGAGTGCACGGTGCGGCTCGTCTCCTCTGGCTGCCAGAACTGCACCGTGATGACGAACTTCAACGGCGGCAAGGACGGCGTCCGCCTCTCCCGCCCTTCCACCGTCTACCCCGGCCGCATCGCGTACAAAGTCGGGCCCTTCTACTTCACCACCCCCAAGTGTGATTTGCCACGCAAGTAA
- the LOC109714032 gene encoding uncharacterized protein LOC109714032 isoform X1 produces the protein MFPGVSRRGPPHIESPRFPMGGGGGGAGRMPDRGGGGRGRRKGVVRCRRQCFFGGLVVVGLAFLAIAVWHDRSVAVDERLRRLRSGGDGDWRRRRPAGSVLRFVPSSPARWWSEEEGGLDRVRSERAMDGIRPPRLALVIGTMDVDSQSLMLLTLVKGLAELGYRFTVFTLVDGDARYLWEVSGHQVSLIGSESSGFIDWSNYEGIILSSPEGKGLISSLMQEPFVSVPVVWIIQEDILGQRLKRYAEEQQDLMSQWRSAFRRADVIVFPDVSLPMLYTSLDTRNFIVISGSPADIWAAKSYSPSISIEDLRESYGFSERDLMILVIGSSFFYDEIPWDYAAAMHALAPQILKLTRVLENQVEFAFLFGKSTDDYGSAFQELATHMGFPDGSVRRYAMDGDVDTLLAMADIVLYGSFQEEPSFPSLLLRAMSFGAPILAPNLTIIKKYVKNEVHGFLFHPSDPSTLSRAFSLVIGQHKLSTLAGSVASKGQSLAENMLAFDCISGYAKLLENVLQFPSEVILPGPASEIRQDTWLWDLFAKKIREKKAQYENHGSNYTSIVDLLEIQSAENLRVANDTSVDDYPTQLDWDDLADMEIFEDIERRELQELEERVERTSESWEGVYQKARKAEKWKFEGNERDDGELERIGQPVCVYEIYSGEGAWPFLNHGSMFRGITLSKSARRSKSDDVDAVTRLPILNETYYKDILCEFGAMFAIANKVDSIHRLPWIGFQSWRAAAKKVSLSKRAEETLEEMMLADNKGDAIYYWVPVDMDQDDAEKNMNLNFWSLCDHLNAGRCSGQFEGAFSLMYGLPEKMSALPPMVDDGDHWSSLHSWVMPTPSFLEFIMFSRMFVDSLDSLNNYGSPATCMLGSSNPEKRHCYCRLLELLVNVWAYHSARKMFYLNPVTGEVAEQHPLEQRDMWLKYFDFALLKSMDEDLAEEADDGLEVKLSRRWLWPFTGEVHWQRIFDREREERYRRKMDKKRKAKDKLLDRQKFGYKQKALGQ, from the exons ATGTTTCCAGGGGTCTCGAGGAGGGGGCCGCCGCACATTGAGAGCCCTAGATTTCCgatgggcggcggcggcggcggcgccgggcgGATGCCGGATCGCGGCGGTGGCGGGAGGGGGCGGCGGAAGGGGGTGGTGCGGTGTCGGAGGCAATGCTTCTTCGGCGGGCTCGTCGTCGTCGGGCTCGCGTTCCTCGCCATCGCCGTGTGGCACGACCGATCCGTGGCCGTCGACGAGcggctccgccgcctccgcagTGGAGGCGACGGGGactggcgccgccgccgccccgcggGGAGCGTGCTCCGCTTCGTCCCGTCCTCCCCGGCCCGGTGGTGGTCCGAGGAGGAGGGGGGCCTCGACCGCGTGAGATCGGAGCGGGCGATGGACGGCATTCGCCCGCCTAGGTTGGCGCTC GTCATAGGAACTATGGATGTAGATTCACAATCTTTGATGCTTTTGACTCTGGTGAAAGGTCTTGCTGAGCTGGGATATAGGTTCACT GTTTTCACATTAGTGGATGGAGATGCTCGTTATTTGTGGGAAGTTTCTGGTCACCAAGTATCTCTTATAGGATCTGAGAGCTCTGGCTTCATTGATTGGTCAAA TTATGAAGGCATTATTTTGAGTTCTCCGGAAGGCAAAGGGCTGATTTCAAG CCTTATGCAGGAACCATTCGTGTCTGTACCAGTTGTCTGGATTATTCAAGAAGACATTCTCGGGCAGCGTCTAAAACGTTATGCAGAGGAGCAGCAAGATCTTATGAGCCAATGGAGAAGTGCTTTTAGGAGAGCTGATGTTATTGTATTTCCAGATGTTTCCCTTCCT ATGCTGTATACTTCGCTTGATACTCGGAACTTTATTGTGATTTCTGGATCTCCGGCAGATATCTGGGCAGCGAAAAGCTACAGTCCATCTATTTCCATAGAGGATTTGAGGGAGTCTTATGGATTTAGCGAGAGAGACCTCATGATTCTAGTTATTGGGAGCAGTTTCTTCTATGATGAAATACCATGGGATTATGCAGCGGCCATGCATGCCTTAGCACCACAGATTTTAAAACTTACAAGGGTATTAGAAAATCAAGTAGAGTTTGCCTTTTTGTTTGGGAAATCCACGGACGATTATGGGTCTGCCTTTCAG GAGCTTGCAACACATATGGGTTTTCCTGATGGATCTGTGAGGCGCTATGCAATGGATGGTGATGTGGATACCTTGCTAGCTATGGCCGATATTGTCCTCTATGGTTCCTTCCAAGAGGAACCTAGTTTTCCTTCATTGCTGTTGCGAGCCATGTCCTTTGGAGCTCCCATCCTTGCTCCTAATTTGACTATTATTAAGAAATAT GTTAAGAACGAGGTGCATGGGTTCCTTTTTCATCCTAGTGACCCTAGCACATTGTCTAGAGCATTCTCGCTTGTCATAGGACAACATAAATTGTCTACGTTAGCTGGTTCTGTTGCTTCCAAGGGCCAATCACTGGCTGAGAACATGCTAGCGTTTGATTGTATCTCTGGTTATGCAAAGCTTCTTGAGAATGTACTCCAGTTTCCTTCAGAAGTAATTCTTCCAGGTCCTGCGTCTGAAATCAGACAAGATACTTGGTTATGGGATTTGTTTGCAAAGAAAATCAGAGAGAAAAAAGCGCAATACGAGAATCATGGTAGTAACTACACAAGCATTGTGGATTTACTGGAGATACAATCTGCTGAAAATCTCAGGGTTGCAAATGATACTTCTGTTGATGACTACCCCACTCAGTTAGATTGGGATGACCTTGCTGATATGGAAATATTTGAAGACATCGAGAGACGAGAACTGCAGGAG CTTGAAGAAAGGGTCGAAAGAACTTCAGAATCGTGGGAGGGCGTGTATCAGAAAGCTCGGAAAGCAGAAAAGTGGAAGTTTGAAGGAAATGAGCGAGATGATGGTGAACTAGAAAGGATCGGCCAGCCAGTTTGTGTCTATGAGATTTATAGTGGTGAAGGAGCCTGGCCGTTTCTAAATCATGGTTCTATGTTTCGAGGAATCACTCTT TCCAAGAGTGCTAGGAGATCAAAATCAGATGATGTGGATGCTGTTACTCGGCTTCCAATTTTAAATGAGACATACTACAAAGATATCCTTTGTGAATTTGGTGCCATGTTTGCTATTGCAAACAAGGTGGATAGCATACACAGGTTACCATGGATTGGTTTCCAGTCATGGCGTGCTGCTGCAAAGAAG GTTTCTTTGTCTAAAAGAGCCGAGGAAACCTTGGAGGAGATGATGCTGGCAGACAATAAAGGAGATGCCATCTACTATTGGGTGCCAGTGGATATGGATCAGGATGATGCTGAGAAAAATATGAATCTCAATTTTTGGTCCCTATGTGATCATCTAAATGCTGGCCGTTGCAG TGGTCAGTTTGAAGGCGCTTTTAGTCTGATGTATGGTCTGCCAGAGAAGATGTCTGCCCTGCCCCCAATGGTTGATGATGGTGACCATTGGTCTAGCCTTCATAGCTGGGTGATGCCAACTCCATCATTCCTAGAGTTTATCATGTTCTCTAG GATGTTTGTTGATTCACTTGACAGCTTGAATAACTATGGCAGTCCGGCTACATGTATGCTAGGATCATCAAATCCAGAG AAAAGACACTGCTACTGTCGTCTGCTGGAGCTCCTTGTGAATGTCTGGGCTTACCATAGTGCCAGAAAGATGTTTTATCTTAACCCAGTTACTGGAGAGGTCGCAGAGCAGCACCCTCTCGAGCAAAGAGATATGTGGTTGAAGTACTTTGACTTTGCATTACTGAAGAGTATGGATGAGGATCTCGCAGAGGAAGCAGACGATGGCTTAGAAGTGAAACTAAGTCGCCGTTGGTTGTGGCCTTTTACCGGCGAAGTGCATTGGCAAAGGATCTTcgatagggagagagaggagaggtacAGGCGGAAGATGGATAAGAAGAGGAAGGCGAAGGATAAGCTTTTAGATAGGCAGAAGTTTGGATACAAGCAGAAAGCCTTGGGACAATAA
- the LOC109714032 gene encoding uncharacterized protein LOC109714032 isoform X2, with translation MDVDSQSLMLLTLVKGLAELGYRFTVFTLVDGDARYLWEVSGHQVSLIGSESSGFIDWSNYEGIILSSPEGKGLISSLMQEPFVSVPVVWIIQEDILGQRLKRYAEEQQDLMSQWRSAFRRADVIVFPDVSLPMLYTSLDTRNFIVISGSPADIWAAKSYSPSISIEDLRESYGFSERDLMILVIGSSFFYDEIPWDYAAAMHALAPQILKLTRVLENQVEFAFLFGKSTDDYGSAFQELATHMGFPDGSVRRYAMDGDVDTLLAMADIVLYGSFQEEPSFPSLLLRAMSFGAPILAPNLTIIKKYVKNEVHGFLFHPSDPSTLSRAFSLVIGQHKLSTLAGSVASKGQSLAENMLAFDCISGYAKLLENVLQFPSEVILPGPASEIRQDTWLWDLFAKKIREKKAQYENHGSNYTSIVDLLEIQSAENLRVANDTSVDDYPTQLDWDDLADMEIFEDIERRELQELEERVERTSESWEGVYQKARKAEKWKFEGNERDDGELERIGQPVCVYEIYSGEGAWPFLNHGSMFRGITLSKSARRSKSDDVDAVTRLPILNETYYKDILCEFGAMFAIANKVDSIHRLPWIGFQSWRAAAKKVSLSKRAEETLEEMMLADNKGDAIYYWVPVDMDQDDAEKNMNLNFWSLCDHLNAGRCSGQFEGAFSLMYGLPEKMSALPPMVDDGDHWSSLHSWVMPTPSFLEFIMFSRMFVDSLDSLNNYGSPATCMLGSSNPEKRHCYCRLLELLVNVWAYHSARKMFYLNPVTGEVAEQHPLEQRDMWLKYFDFALLKSMDEDLAEEADDGLEVKLSRRWLWPFTGEVHWQRIFDREREERYRRKMDKKRKAKDKLLDRQKFGYKQKALGQ, from the exons ATGGATGTAGATTCACAATCTTTGATGCTTTTGACTCTGGTGAAAGGTCTTGCTGAGCTGGGATATAGGTTCACT GTTTTCACATTAGTGGATGGAGATGCTCGTTATTTGTGGGAAGTTTCTGGTCACCAAGTATCTCTTATAGGATCTGAGAGCTCTGGCTTCATTGATTGGTCAAA TTATGAAGGCATTATTTTGAGTTCTCCGGAAGGCAAAGGGCTGATTTCAAG CCTTATGCAGGAACCATTCGTGTCTGTACCAGTTGTCTGGATTATTCAAGAAGACATTCTCGGGCAGCGTCTAAAACGTTATGCAGAGGAGCAGCAAGATCTTATGAGCCAATGGAGAAGTGCTTTTAGGAGAGCTGATGTTATTGTATTTCCAGATGTTTCCCTTCCT ATGCTGTATACTTCGCTTGATACTCGGAACTTTATTGTGATTTCTGGATCTCCGGCAGATATCTGGGCAGCGAAAAGCTACAGTCCATCTATTTCCATAGAGGATTTGAGGGAGTCTTATGGATTTAGCGAGAGAGACCTCATGATTCTAGTTATTGGGAGCAGTTTCTTCTATGATGAAATACCATGGGATTATGCAGCGGCCATGCATGCCTTAGCACCACAGATTTTAAAACTTACAAGGGTATTAGAAAATCAAGTAGAGTTTGCCTTTTTGTTTGGGAAATCCACGGACGATTATGGGTCTGCCTTTCAG GAGCTTGCAACACATATGGGTTTTCCTGATGGATCTGTGAGGCGCTATGCAATGGATGGTGATGTGGATACCTTGCTAGCTATGGCCGATATTGTCCTCTATGGTTCCTTCCAAGAGGAACCTAGTTTTCCTTCATTGCTGTTGCGAGCCATGTCCTTTGGAGCTCCCATCCTTGCTCCTAATTTGACTATTATTAAGAAATAT GTTAAGAACGAGGTGCATGGGTTCCTTTTTCATCCTAGTGACCCTAGCACATTGTCTAGAGCATTCTCGCTTGTCATAGGACAACATAAATTGTCTACGTTAGCTGGTTCTGTTGCTTCCAAGGGCCAATCACTGGCTGAGAACATGCTAGCGTTTGATTGTATCTCTGGTTATGCAAAGCTTCTTGAGAATGTACTCCAGTTTCCTTCAGAAGTAATTCTTCCAGGTCCTGCGTCTGAAATCAGACAAGATACTTGGTTATGGGATTTGTTTGCAAAGAAAATCAGAGAGAAAAAAGCGCAATACGAGAATCATGGTAGTAACTACACAAGCATTGTGGATTTACTGGAGATACAATCTGCTGAAAATCTCAGGGTTGCAAATGATACTTCTGTTGATGACTACCCCACTCAGTTAGATTGGGATGACCTTGCTGATATGGAAATATTTGAAGACATCGAGAGACGAGAACTGCAGGAG CTTGAAGAAAGGGTCGAAAGAACTTCAGAATCGTGGGAGGGCGTGTATCAGAAAGCTCGGAAAGCAGAAAAGTGGAAGTTTGAAGGAAATGAGCGAGATGATGGTGAACTAGAAAGGATCGGCCAGCCAGTTTGTGTCTATGAGATTTATAGTGGTGAAGGAGCCTGGCCGTTTCTAAATCATGGTTCTATGTTTCGAGGAATCACTCTT TCCAAGAGTGCTAGGAGATCAAAATCAGATGATGTGGATGCTGTTACTCGGCTTCCAATTTTAAATGAGACATACTACAAAGATATCCTTTGTGAATTTGGTGCCATGTTTGCTATTGCAAACAAGGTGGATAGCATACACAGGTTACCATGGATTGGTTTCCAGTCATGGCGTGCTGCTGCAAAGAAG GTTTCTTTGTCTAAAAGAGCCGAGGAAACCTTGGAGGAGATGATGCTGGCAGACAATAAAGGAGATGCCATCTACTATTGGGTGCCAGTGGATATGGATCAGGATGATGCTGAGAAAAATATGAATCTCAATTTTTGGTCCCTATGTGATCATCTAAATGCTGGCCGTTGCAG TGGTCAGTTTGAAGGCGCTTTTAGTCTGATGTATGGTCTGCCAGAGAAGATGTCTGCCCTGCCCCCAATGGTTGATGATGGTGACCATTGGTCTAGCCTTCATAGCTGGGTGATGCCAACTCCATCATTCCTAGAGTTTATCATGTTCTCTAG GATGTTTGTTGATTCACTTGACAGCTTGAATAACTATGGCAGTCCGGCTACATGTATGCTAGGATCATCAAATCCAGAG AAAAGACACTGCTACTGTCGTCTGCTGGAGCTCCTTGTGAATGTCTGGGCTTACCATAGTGCCAGAAAGATGTTTTATCTTAACCCAGTTACTGGAGAGGTCGCAGAGCAGCACCCTCTCGAGCAAAGAGATATGTGGTTGAAGTACTTTGACTTTGCATTACTGAAGAGTATGGATGAGGATCTCGCAGAGGAAGCAGACGATGGCTTAGAAGTGAAACTAAGTCGCCGTTGGTTGTGGCCTTTTACCGGCGAAGTGCATTGGCAAAGGATCTTcgatagggagagagaggagaggtacAGGCGGAAGATGGATAAGAAGAGGAAGGCGAAGGATAAGCTTTTAGATAGGCAGAAGTTTGGATACAAGCAGAAAGCCTTGGGACAATAA